The following are from one region of the Methyloversatilis discipulorum genome:
- a CDS encoding nidogen-like domain-containing protein, with protein sequence MKFRTLLLPALIATLSGGAQAVSMLTFGVGENIYGSQFLAANDDQSTNQLPLPFDINFFGQTFSNFVVNNNGNISFLSAIGAYTPDPFPITSQPMIAPFWGDVDTRTVGNVWIHSPNANTLAVTWDSVGYYSGATDKTNSFQLVLRNQGGGDFDVDFRYERLEWTTGNASGGSNGLGGIPAQAGYDAGDGVNYLTLPGSRTGDVLNLQHTTNVAGGEAGLWSFAIRNGQLPGSSASNPLMPVASDEGWNFDFNVTAGTPVFIDPDIAVGYDYIVNSGPSITSVLLPTFGDGLYDLWLWNGEAWVASGDVLTGGVTFTFAEAVTRFRILGIEEGAALDPLNPTAFVTGLTFSETGPVSMSQNPIVVTVPVPEPETYAMFLAGLGLIAAARRRRTR encoded by the coding sequence ATGAAATTCCGCACCCTTCTCCTGCCCGCGCTGATCGCCACGCTGTCCGGCGGCGCGCAGGCTGTTTCGATGCTCACCTTCGGCGTCGGTGAGAATATCTACGGCTCGCAGTTCCTCGCGGCCAACGACGACCAATCGACCAACCAGCTGCCGCTGCCGTTCGACATCAACTTCTTCGGCCAGACCTTCAGCAACTTCGTTGTCAACAACAACGGCAACATCAGTTTCCTGTCGGCGATCGGTGCCTACACGCCAGATCCCTTCCCGATCACCAGCCAGCCGATGATTGCGCCCTTCTGGGGTGACGTCGACACGCGCACCGTGGGCAACGTCTGGATCCACTCGCCGAACGCGAACACACTGGCCGTGACCTGGGATTCCGTCGGCTACTACAGTGGAGCGACCGACAAGACCAACAGCTTCCAGCTGGTGCTGCGCAATCAGGGCGGCGGCGACTTCGACGTCGACTTCCGTTACGAGCGCCTCGAATGGACCACCGGTAACGCCAGCGGCGGCTCGAATGGCCTGGGCGGCATTCCGGCGCAGGCCGGCTACGACGCCGGTGACGGCGTCAATTACCTGACGCTGCCCGGTTCGCGCACCGGCGACGTGCTGAACCTGCAGCACACCACCAATGTGGCAGGCGGCGAGGCCGGTCTGTGGTCGTTCGCTATCCGCAACGGCCAGCTGCCGGGTTCGTCGGCTTCCAATCCGCTGATGCCGGTGGCCAGTGACGAGGGCTGGAACTTCGATTTCAACGTGACCGCCGGTACGCCGGTGTTCATCGATCCGGACATCGCCGTCGGCTACGACTACATCGTCAACAGTGGCCCGTCGATCACCTCGGTGCTGCTGCCGACCTTCGGCGACGGCCTGTACGATCTGTGGCTGTGGAACGGCGAAGCCTGGGTGGCCAGCGGCGACGTGCTGACCGGCGGCGTCACCTTCACCTTCGCCGAGGCGGTCACCCGCTTCCGCATCCTCGGCATCGAGGAGGGCGCGGCGCTCGATCCGCTGAACCCGACCGCCTTCGTGACCGGCCTCACCTTCAGCGAGACCGGCCCGGTGTCGATGTCGCAGAACCCCATCGTCGTGACGGTGCCGGTTCCGGAGCCGGAAACCTATGCGATGTTCCTCGCCGGCCTCGGCCTGATTGCCGCGGCGCGCCGCCGTCGGACGCGCTGA